In Sebastes umbrosus isolate fSebUmb1 chromosome 15, fSebUmb1.pri, whole genome shotgun sequence, the genomic window actgggcttatttgaagcctccacctatataatattaaaatttcAATAATTAGACAATAATATGACTAattaatagtgataacaaacaattagaaaaagatatatttataataataacaataaagtaaatATATCGGTTATATATGGTTAACATCTATAACTTCTCCTGTGGGCACCCATAAGTGTGGGCTGGTGCATAAAGAGAAAATGAAGATATAGTAAAACACTTTTGTACTAatgtaaaatagttttttacacaacaacaaaaaactataATTGCTAAcaaaaattgtaattttaataAGCACTTCAAAACTGCACTTATAGCTGCGTACAACTACTTTATGTGTTATTAagcatttattacatttaatgtttgtatactgcttaaaaatgctaaatagaGTAAAGTTTAGTGTAGGTAAAGTATGACAGAATGATTGTGATATCAGTGATACTGCTTTATCAGTGCGAGTAAATGGTCTTTTGTTTTCTCCAATTTCACTTTTTGaccatttcttttaaaattatattaatattcatatatttatataaaaccattattaattcacaatatTTGTAAAACTAGTTTTCTGCTTAACGATATGTATGTCCCATCTGGGTATAGCAGCACTGTAAACTTGTTGCCATGGCAGCAAACAGTCATTGTATACATGCAGTCCACAGTAAggacaaagagtatagaagcaaacagacaaaattgatgtgtgtttttgtgtggttttttttaacaacggCCGCTGACGCCATTTTCGACTAAAAAAACgcttataatatttataatattttattgttcagcaCAGGCCATTCAGTAGAATTTGACAGTAGAATAGAAATAAGTTTGTTCACTAATATCATTTTTTTCACACCATTTTAACTCCAAGTTGGCCCTCATAGTGACGGTGGTGGTTGTTGGCACCAAACTGTTGAATATAATGTTACTGATATACAGTAAGAAGTCACTGATTCATCAGTTTACTGCTCCGCTGTCATTGTCTTGACACTGGGATGACACTCAGAGGCAAAACTTGCCATATGTGAAGTTGTGTCTACAGCGTGCAGTAAACAGAGTAACCAAGAGAAGGCAGCCTGTGTGGCATCGCTGACATATGCTGAGCAGTAGGTCCTGTATTTACAGGTATTACACTTATAGTAGGCTGCTCCCTGCTGGCTGTTGATGAGATTTTATCATGTCATAGTCCATACCTGTATTAACTGTACATGTGCAGACACAAGTTGACATTGGTAGTAAcatagaaaagaaaacagacgTAACCGTTTCTCTTGGAGACGGTGTTTTTCAACAACACCACAGACAGCTTACTCACTTTCTAtcacttccctttttttctctccttctgcaaggctttgtctcctgtgtgaaccagcgccacctgctggtcaACTACGTCCACGACGTGAAGGACATCCTGCAGCTGTGTGAGCTGTCTACAGGCCGGGTGGTCAGGGACCTGCCGCTGGACGTCGGCACTGTGGCCGGAGTGAGCTGCAAGAAGAAACACTCTGAGTTCTTCTACAAGTTCACCTCCTTCACTACACCTGGTAACTCTGTCATTTCATAAACTGTTTTAGTTGTCTCATATtagtaaaattagaaaataaaataccattaaaaaagtatttaatcCCACGCTGCAAAAACAATTACCGTCAATGCATACAAAAGTCTTTAATGTTCCTTTGATTTAAACCCTAAAAACTCACCTCTGTTCatcaaaattacatatttagaaGTTTtatctatgaaaaaaaaaatcctttcatGCCTTAAAAGGGCTTACTCTAGATCTTTGCCTCATTTAGTTTGTGCGTAGGtatgaatatgcaaattagTCTGATTGAAACTGAAACTTACGGGTTGACCAACATGCTCGCTGTGTCCCCAGGTTAAATGGATGGAACAGCGTCAGGTTTCAATATAAGTTTTGTGGGAAACCCCATCTTGTTTGGGGTTACAATTTCAAAACAGTGCTCTGGAAAATTGCTGCTGCAAAACTTTCTCTGGAAGTTTGGCTGGGAcatgatgatttttttcttctcctctgatTCCCCTCGTTTTGGCCGTAGCGTTACGCTAATGATATGCCCCCACATCGCAAGTTGACAGGGTTGGTTCCTTAAGTATGTGAATCCCCGGGTGTCTGACTCTGTGTTTATCAGACTGTCACTGGTACGCTGCAGTTCCATTGCGTTGCTTATTTCACACATATGTCTGTAGCATATATAAACACCATATGTTAACAAGGTTGAAAAGCTTGATTTTCATTAGAGGGGTCTTTAAAGTGTATCAATTATAGTTGCAACTaaagatttttattattaattaataggctgattatttttttttgataagtcattttttttctttaaaatatagaaaaatgcCCAAAGTTGTCATCTTCAAATTCCTTGTTGTGTCCATTCAACAGTGAAAATCTTAaattatattcagtttactgacaGATTAGATAAATAATACTAGGAATTTcccacatttgagaagctggacaAATTTAAGTTTTCTGTTTCTCCCCCAAAAATATTACATCTACGTCTTTAATACATATTTTGCTGCAAGTCCTGTATTGCTACTGTAATGTGCAACTTCTACTACTTCTAAtacttttaaataatacattaaatgccagaaaaaatactttaaaagtcTAACAAACTAAAGGTAAAGACCAAATACTGCATAAAATATACTATATTACTGTAACTGCAGGTTGTGTAATTTGTAATCTAATTAGTATGTCATCATCAAATTTTGTCATTTAATATGAACAAACAGTTATTGTAAATATCCCCCTGCAATGAGTTAAACACACAGTAACCTGTAACCTGTGTGACCTCTGTTCTGTGGTGCCCAGGTATCATTTACCACTGTGATCTGAGCGAGTCCAACCCAGAGCCCAGAGTGTTCAGGGAGGTGGAAGTAAAAGGCATCAAGCAAGAGGACTATGAAACCAGCCAGGTGACTTCCTCCTGTTTTAATCTCCTTTACTTATCTCCTCTTTCTGTAGACCGTATGTCTCCATGCTCAAACTTCCCCGTTACCCTTTTCGTAGTACTGTTATTTCCTTACCGTCATCTTCCAATTATCTTTagttcctgttttttttatcacatctACTGATTACATATTCATATCATGATGCAGATGATTTCCCAGAATGTTGAGGAAGTAGTTGAGGAAGTGTTGAATGGTGTTTGTGCGCAGCTCATCTTAGACTTTAATTATGAGGAAACTGTGCCATTTAATAACATTGACGTAAGAGATGTTTTGTGAATCTATCTTCTCGCATGCATTTACAGGTGTTTTATCCCAGTAAAGATGGAACGAAGATCCCCATGTTCTTAGTTCACACCAAGGGCCTGCAGAAGGATGGGACTCATCCCGTCTTCCTTTATGGCTACGGAGGCTTTGAGGCTTCCATACAACCGTACTACAAGTAAGTACGACTGCTCTGCTCGATATCTCTTAAACCAATGTGGCCACTCTCTTCTTCTGTTATTCACTGATGAACACTAGTCAGTTACAAAAATGCCTGAAGTGTGGGGGGGGGAACAGAGTAACAGATATACCAACTTTCTATAAAACAGAGCTGCCAAGTTTATTCAGCATCCTCTGCTCTTAAACTGATCATCTCTGCTGGCTTGTCACTACCATATTGTGtgttataaaacaaacattgatAGTTTAAAAagatacacatacagtacatattatgCAGTAACATTAACCAGTGAAGTTATATAAGAGTAGGAAGGAGTTTCTGATTGGATAGCACGTCACGTTTCTgttgacagaattccttcatttgttaacacaaggcttttattctgaaatatttgcagccaggacagtgttgtagaacatgcagtgtcTTCCACGGCTCCATAAATGAATAGTACCAGCGTTAAATTGTGGATCATTACATATGAGCACATGTTTCTtaacttttttctgtctcaaataaatataaataacatttataatgaaatgaaaacataccAGACGTTGTCAGATAACTTCAAAACGGGGATACAAATACGAGGGTCTACTTTGTGTTGATTTCTGTGTAAATGACTGGATGTAAGTATATGCATCAGTTGTGCTTTAGACACACCATAAATACTCGATGCCCAATGAAAGAGGTTACTATATAGTTTTTATGTTTACGTACTCTACACATAACTAACACTGCTAACTGTAGTTTAAATACCTTCATAAAGTACATCACCAAAAAAGAGTGTGATGTAATTTACAGGTAGAAAGTGTTGACAAAAATGTAatctaaaatgaatataatacaGGAAAGTAATCTGTATCCTACTTATGCTACATTTACTAATAAAAATCATCAAACATCCACTTACTTTGggatttttgacatcattttatGCAAGTATTGTAATGGTGTTGTCCATGGTTTTATCTCCTCTGTCTTGTCTGTGGTCAGTGTTGCTTACCTGCTGTATGTGAGACACCTTGGAGGGATCCTGGCAGTGGCCAATATCAGAGGCGGCGGAGAGTACGGCCTCACCTGGCACAAAGGTACAGACATCCACAGAATGCACTGAGAAAGACATCACTGTACCAAGGAGAGAGTGTCAGAGAGAAAATAGCCTCTTTTTACACAGAGATTCACAGAACAGTTTTTTGTCTTCCATTCCATGTTTGTACCTTTTTCTATATAGAAAGGCGAGGCAGAATAACTGCATTCCTGTCTTGGACAGGCTGTGAAAGGGGCTACAGACGGTGTTAATTAGGAAACATTAAACAAGTTTGCTATAGTTTAATTCACACAACTGCTGCTTATCGTGTGTTTGCAGCTGGCACGTTGGCAAACAAGCAGAACTGCTTTGATGACTTCCAGTGTGCAGCAGAGTATCTGGTCCAGGAGAAGTACACCACAACCAGCCGCATCGCCATCAACGGAGCCTCTAATGGAGGACTGCTAGTGGGTGAGTAGTCGTACAggatcagctgtgtgtgttcatatgtaTATTCAGTGTGAAAGGTTTTAAAGGTATTCCCTGGAAACTATTATGCAACAGTCCATTACTTGTTGCATTTAGGAGATGGGAAAAcctactctttttttcttttatagcTGAAATCTGTTAATCTGTTGGCAAGCtcttttttgtaaaaataattaatgaacTGTTCATCATTACTTTTTTATAtgtgaataaatataattaatgaaacattatttaaattttgaattctgaatctgctctttgatttacagaatatgatttCACAGGGCAAACATTGGCAgaacaattaaatgttcagacaaaggctgtgatgcgtataataataataataataataatacatataataatgataataataaataataataatacatataacaataataataataatataaataataataatataataatacatatacatataataatgataataataataaatataacaataataatataaattaataataataataatataataataaatatataataataatagtaataataataatacatatataaataaaagataataataataaataaatatgtaactATAGCAAGTCTTGTGTTAACAGTTTTTGGGCAttatatatagtaataataatggtctgaaatgatgtgaaattgcatagttttaagtcaaaaaccttcaactTTCAAAGCCAACCAAGAGCCAGCTAAGATCACTGTTCCATTGCTAGTCTCAGCTGCGTTGATCCGGATGCCGTGCATTCCTTATATTTCTCTCTAATCTTTGGCATAATTGCTAATGTCAAATTCATCTAACAGTAGTTAGCTGCTTAGCTTCAATTAATTTAGCTATTAAACAGCACATTAAACAGTGCTTAGTCACATCATTTACCAAAGGCTGGCTGCCATATGGCATCGCACAAACCCAACTAATGACTTCTTCCCTGGTGTGTAAGTGGCCGTTTAGGAGTGATTGTGTCCTACAGTGTGAAGTAAAGAggatgtgtttcagtgtgtatATCTGAAACGAATGGAATCTGTAACGGAATTttttgaatacacacacacacacagcggcgTGCATGAACCAGCGCCCAGACCTGTTCGGCTGTGTTGTGGCAGAGGTGGGGGTGATGGATATGCTGAAGTTCCACAAATTCACCATCGGCCACGCCTGGACCACCGACTACGGCTGCTCTGACGACCCGGAGCAGTTCAAGTGGCTCATCAAGTacgaaaaacacacacacaacaaatcacTAAAATCTACTTATGCACGAAAACACGTTATAGTTACTGTACAATGCAGGATTGCACTAATAAATATAGTTGTAGCCCAATTAAtgctacacacacagaaaatgtatAAACAAATATTTCAATTAGAATAAAATTTAAACTATAAAATAGGCAATAAAATAGaacaaattacataaaaaatagaactaaaggaagaaataaaaaaggaaaactaaATTATAATATCAGATTATGTGATGTTTAATGATTCTAATAATTTACCTGCTGATCATTTTGCTTATCGTCATTCACATTAAGATTTAgttcaaacatttttacaactAGAATTAGGACGTCAATATGAATTGTGTGactgataatgataaaaaatataatatttaaagaaCAAACTGTCCAAAAATTGGCAAGCAAACAGTTAAATAGTGCACCACTGGGCTCAGAATGACAACTAGGTTATAACGCAATTCAACCAGGTTTCTGTGCAGAGCTACAACTCAACTCACCTTCAACTCTCTGCAAAGAAATGTAGCGAGCAAAGAACGGcgctgaaggcttttctcgatggagaAGATGTTTTCgttcttctcccgactggctacggcaagagtttgattgacagatggttcatccaatcacctgccaagtatttttttaaagtgcctgcccttttccaaaccgTTTCCGATGAttgcttctcagatggttctgtgtaacaaaccatctggcgggtcaggttagcATAAATTAACATGGCAAACGTTTGATGATGGATATCTATTTCTATTTTGGCATAGTCATACATGAGAATTTGTCTTCCCGTTGGATTTCTGGGGGTTGTGAAGCGCATCTCTATTCATAGTAGTCGTCATGTGTTGTCCTTTGTATTCACTCGGTTGTTAGGTGTTAACTGTGACTGTTGACTGTGCATGTTGGTTCAAATAGTCATTATGTGTGTTTAGTCTTTGTTGGTTTCAGTATCTCAGTGTCTATTCTGAGCTTTACACATTATCCAAAAAATAGCAACAGAgcaaattaataacacattaaagttCATGAATCTCTCCcatatcctctcctctctctgatttCCTCACATTTTCCTTCCAACTGGTCTTTCTCACCTTCTCTCCAGATACTCTCCTCTTCATAACCTGCCTCAGTCAACTTACTCTGGCCCTCCCTACCCCGCCGTCCTGCTTCTGACAGGAGATCACGATGATCGTGTGGTGCCTCTCCACACCCTGAAGTACTGTGCTGCCTTGCAGCACGGAGTGGGCAGCAGCCCCGCGCAGCGTCAGCCTCTGATGGTCAGGGTAGACACCCGTAGCGGCCACGGTGCGGGGAAACCCACCGCCAAGGCCATCCTGGAGGACACGcacatcttctccttcatcgcTGAGACACTGGGGCTCAGCTGGAAGGATTGAAGAGATAATGTAACAGATATACACAATGAGAGAGGATGAATGATTTATTCTGTTTAGttttaagaaaacatacttttaatAATGAGTGAAAGACAGAAGAATGTACTGGTACAACAAAAGTGAAAATTAGAACAGATGAAGGAATATCACAGGAAAAATAATGACTAACAGTGTGATAAAAATCTGACATACTAATCATAATGCCTTATTTGAAACAACTCTTGACAACCTTAACCAATCAAATGCACAAAACGATTATGATTTTGTTTTGAATGCACGTTGTAAGTTTGGAATTGAATTTTAACtaatataattttaataaaatctCCATTTGTACTATGATTTTTGTGTAATGTGTTATaatcatctaaatattttattctataGTAGATCTTGTTAGATCTGAATTGGTCAGCATCATTGGTAGAAGAAATATTAAAGTTTaattgagtaaaagtagcaatacttcAGGGTCCAAATTAtctatttaaagtaaaagtgttGCATCAAAAATTTGGTCTATATAAAAGGAGTCTATATCAAAATATACTATTAGTATCAAAAGTGCTCCGGTGACTTTGGGGTTCAGGGTGCGGTCTATGTACTGCAACATCCCTTGTTCGGATCAGGCTGGGAAATTTTAGTTGCATGTCGTTCCCCACTTCTTAATCCCCATTTATTTTCATCTGTCTACTGTCAAATATCAAATGAAGGCATAAAATGCCACAGAAAAAATACTTtcagaatattataatattgcaTTGTTATTACTGAtacattttattgtttcctcTGGTTGAGGTGGAACAAATTGTAACTACTTTCTATCCAGCTAGGTGGTTTAATCTACAGTACTGCTAAAAGAAGTTAGACAAGTGTCTCATGTCTGTAAGGCAAATATGTATAAATGCAACCAGCAAGTTATTCGTTTAGTTCAGCATAAAGACAAGGGAAATTTGCTAGACTGGCTTTgtacaaaggtaacaaaattTGCCTACTAACACCTTTAAATTTCATCAATTAACACATAATCTTGTTGATAAATCGGTACAAAAAAAATTGAACCGTAAAAAAGACAAGTTATGATCCGGCCAGGAAATTGTtccaccacaaaaaaaaaacatgtaaaaccaCAATTTGTTGAACTTTTCCTActtttcctttaattatttataaggtgctcatatgttttgtatgtacaatatttatCTGCAAAGTACTAAATAAAGTTGCCAAGTAAATTAGGAGTAAAAAGTATAGtacttccctctgaaatgtcaAATCAAAAATAAGCTACCTCAAAAGTTTATTAAGTACGTTACTTGATTAAGTTCACTCGCTATGCACTACTGTTCAGAACTGTAGGGTGCAGTTTTCACATGTTCCACCAAGTGGCAGTATGGGACTACAAAAACAAACCTGCAAGCTTAGCTGTGTATACTAACACCTCAAGGTCAAAGGCTGGGTGTCAGTTTAGTGTCATTCTGCTTCATTTAAGGAGATTGGACTCTGGATGAACTCTGCTAAATCCTTTatattgtctgtctgtctgctggtggGGGGAGGGCAGATAGGGACAAGTAGGATACATCTGTATAAAACAGCAGAAGTAGAACACACAAGATTGAGGACTTGTATATAGGGCTGGACTTGTGCAGTTGTGAAGGGAGACAGAGGAGAATGAAAGATGCATGGAGAGATCTCTGAAGTATGTGCAGAATAGTCGAGAGATGATAGACGGCAGATATATGGCGAGACGGCGAGAGGCAACAAGCAGACaagcggagagagagagtgtgaaagTGCACTTATGGAGAGTCTCAGGAGGCGTCCAGACAGACGGGTGTTtaaactgtcaaaaaaaaaaaagaaagaaagaagagatggAAACTCTTCGCCAGCCTTCAGTCTGCCAGCCAACCacagagagtgagaggaagTTGTGCATTCGGTCACTCAGAGTTTAATCTCTGCTCAGTGGGAAGTTGTGATTTCGTCAGACTGAACCCCCGGCCTTATCTAAGTACCCTCTCAGTGGATAGATGGGATGGGAAAAAAGGAGAGCGGGAAAGCAGAGAAGGCTTGCAGGAGGAGGATTTGCAGACAATGACTCTTTGCCACAGGGGCAAAGTGGTTGAATGGAGCCGGGAAAGACAAAGCCAGTAATAAGCTGGACatatgagagacagagagagagagaggtttaaGACCATGCAGGAAAAAAGGCTGTGACGTTCTTCTCCCAGGAGTGTCCCAGAGGATTGAGCGGGCTTTTGCTGCTTCATTTCCTTCATTCACCCCCACCCTATCACCTCTAGAGCTCACTCTTCCTTCTCGCTGTACACGCATGTACACGCACACGCAGCCTCTTCTTCTCTAGAGAAACACAAGCTTTTACCTACAAAAGCCTCACCGTCTCACGCTCTCGGGTCCCCA contains:
- the LOC119502971 gene encoding prolyl endopeptidase-like → MAFKYPAARRDESQVDDHHGTKICDPYKWLEDTDSAETMAFVEEQNKVTMPYLEQCAVRAQFHQRLTELYDYPKYSCPYKRGERYFYFHNKGLQNQDVLYQQDSLDGAATVFFDPNTLSEDGTVALKMGRLSEECEYFAYGLSSSGSDWVTVSFMKADDLTRLPDALERVKFSCLAWTHDAKGIFYNCYPPQEGKTDGTETTSNINQKLYYHAIGTKQSEDILVAEFPKHPKWHSSVTISDDGRYAVLSITEGCEPVNRLWYCDLQQLPDGIAGLLPWVKLVDNFDAQYSYVTNEGTVFTFRSNLDAPRYRLINIDIQKPDKQHWTTLIPQHDKDVLGFVSCVNQRHLLVNYVHDVKDILQLCELSTGRVVRDLPLDVGTVAGVSCKKKHSEFFYKFTSFTTPGIIYHCDLSESNPEPRVFREVEVKGIKQEDYETSQVFYPSKDGTKIPMFLVHTKGLQKDGTHPVFLYGYGGFEASIQPYYNVAYLLYVRHLGGILAVANIRGGGEYGLTWHKAGTLANKQNCFDDFQCAAEYLVQEKYTTTSRIAINGASNGGLLVAACMNQRPDLFGCVVAEVGVMDMLKFHKFTIGHAWTTDYGCSDDPEQFKWLIKYSPLHNLPQSTYSGPPYPAVLLLTGDHDDRVVPLHTLKYCAALQHGVGSSPAQRQPLMVRVDTRSGHGAGKPTAKAILEDTHIFSFIAETLGLSWKD